One region of Arthrobacter sp. StoSoilB22 genomic DNA includes:
- a CDS encoding ABC transporter permease, which translates to MTQTLSKAPLPIRDERIGKRNPLQKMLGRPEVGALVGAIVLFIFFSLVSPTFLQPASFATVLYGSSTIGIMAVGVSLLMIGGEFDLSTGVAVISSALTASMFSWYFSTNVWVGVGLALLVSLAIGYINGWILMKTKLPSFIVTLATFLMLTGLNLGLTRMIGGGVSSPSISDMDGFSSAQAVFASSVNLGGVEVKITVFIWIALVAVATWVLMRTRVGNWIFAVGGDANAARAVGVPVKATKIGLFMGVGFCGWILGMHNLFAFDSVQSGEGVGNEFLYIIAAVIGGCLLTGGYGSAVGGAIGAFIFGMANKGIVYAQWNPDWFKFFLGLMLLLATIVNLIVKRRAELK; encoded by the coding sequence ATGACACAGACCCTATCCAAAGCCCCCCTCCCCATACGCGATGAACGCATCGGCAAGCGCAATCCGCTCCAAAAAATGCTTGGGCGCCCGGAAGTTGGCGCACTCGTTGGAGCCATCGTCCTCTTTATCTTCTTCTCGTTGGTTTCCCCTACGTTTTTGCAGCCCGCATCATTCGCTACCGTCCTCTACGGAAGTTCCACTATCGGGATTATGGCCGTAGGCGTCTCCTTGCTGATGATCGGCGGAGAGTTCGACCTATCAACAGGCGTTGCGGTCATCAGTTCAGCCCTCACGGCATCCATGTTCAGTTGGTACTTCAGCACAAACGTCTGGGTGGGCGTTGGATTGGCCCTGCTGGTATCGCTGGCTATCGGCTATATCAACGGCTGGATCCTGATGAAGACCAAGCTTCCGAGCTTCATTGTCACCTTGGCCACGTTCCTGATGTTGACGGGTCTGAACCTCGGATTGACAAGGATGATCGGCGGCGGCGTTTCATCGCCCTCTATCTCTGACATGGATGGCTTTTCGTCAGCCCAGGCAGTTTTTGCATCGTCCGTGAACCTGGGTGGAGTTGAAGTCAAGATCACCGTCTTCATCTGGATTGCCCTCGTGGCCGTCGCCACGTGGGTGCTCATGCGTACCCGAGTGGGTAACTGGATCTTCGCAGTGGGAGGCGACGCGAATGCAGCCCGGGCGGTGGGCGTTCCAGTCAAGGCCACCAAGATCGGACTCTTCATGGGTGTGGGCTTCTGTGGCTGGATCCTGGGCATGCACAACCTTTTCGCCTTCGACTCAGTGCAGTCCGGCGAAGGCGTGGGCAACGAATTCCTGTACATCATTGCCGCTGTCATTGGCGGTTGCCTTCTGACCGGTGGCTACGGTTCAGCAGTGGGCGGCGCGATCGGCGCGTTCATCTTCGGCATGGCCAACAAGGGCATTGTGTACGCGCAGTGGAACCCGGACTGGTTCAAGTTCTTCCTGGGGCTGATGCTGCTGCTCGCCACCATCGTCAACCTCATCGTCAAGCGCCGCGCGGAACTCAAGTAA
- a CDS encoding ATP-binding cassette domain-containing protein has protein sequence MNAKAIDQGTLLQNERDPLTHTPVHLLSLEGVGKHYGNIIALSEVTMAVDNGRVTCVLGDNGAGKSTLIKIIAGLHQHDDGVLNIMGEDRKFGSPRDALDAGIATVYQDLAVVPLMPIWRNFFLGSEITKGFGPFKYMDVEQMKAITLKELAEMGIDLRDVEQPIGQLSGGERQCVAIARAVYFGAKVLILDEPTAALGVKQSGVVLRYILQARDRGLGVIFITHNPHHAFPVGDRFLLLKRGKSIGYYDKKDITLDELTAQMAGGAELAELAHELEQLGGHGDVVKEVKAEVADVDSVNAGSPKHA, from the coding sequence ATGAATGCCAAAGCGATCGACCAGGGAACGCTGTTGCAGAATGAGCGTGATCCCCTCACCCACACACCCGTCCATCTTCTTTCCTTGGAAGGAGTGGGCAAGCACTACGGCAACATCATCGCGCTGAGTGAGGTCACCATGGCCGTGGACAACGGCCGCGTTACCTGTGTGCTGGGCGATAACGGCGCGGGCAAGTCCACGCTGATCAAAATCATCGCCGGTCTCCACCAGCACGACGACGGCGTCTTGAACATCATGGGTGAGGACCGGAAATTTGGTTCCCCCCGCGATGCCCTGGACGCCGGCATCGCCACCGTGTACCAGGACCTTGCAGTGGTGCCGCTCATGCCTATTTGGCGGAACTTCTTCCTCGGATCCGAGATCACCAAAGGCTTCGGCCCGTTCAAGTACATGGACGTCGAACAGATGAAGGCCATCACGCTCAAGGAACTGGCGGAGATGGGCATCGACCTTCGCGATGTTGAGCAACCCATCGGGCAGCTCTCCGGAGGTGAACGCCAGTGCGTCGCGATTGCCCGCGCCGTGTACTTCGGCGCCAAGGTCCTCATTCTGGACGAACCCACGGCGGCCCTGGGTGTGAAGCAGTCGGGTGTGGTCCTGCGCTACATCCTCCAAGCCCGCGACCGCGGCCTCGGCGTCATCTTCATCACCCACAACCCGCACCATGCTTTCCCGGTGGGGGATCGGTTCCTTTTGCTCAAGCGCGGCAAGTCCATTGGGTACTACGACAAGAAGGACATCACCTTGGACGAACTCACGGCCCAGATGGCTGGTGGCGCTGAGCTTGCTGAACTCGCCCATGAGCTGGAACAGCTGGGAGGCCATGGCGACGTCGTAAAAGAGGTCAAGGCCGAAGTAGCGGACGTTGACAGCGTGAACGCCGGAAGCCCGAAGCACGCGTAA
- a CDS encoding Gfo/Idh/MocA family oxidoreductase, with amino-acid sequence MPIRVGVIGAGIMGADHIRNLSTSIGGAEVTFVADLDAGRAAAAAPPLARITTDPTELINSSDVDAVVVASHDSTHAGLILECFEAMTPVLCEKPLAPTLLESLEVVAADADIVAATGASLLSLGFMRRFDPGYVALRRAVQGRAQGEPLMVHCVSRNAAAGPGTTAESAITNSAIHELDIVPWLLDSPVTEVSWQAGKSTRRAEAGLQDPSFMILRTADGTLTTLELYLNAQYGYTTRCEVVSELGTTSLQESSLLGIEQDGVRQASIPADWRPRFADAYRIQLQAWVSALAGGEAPPLAGAQDGLNAALVAQAMIQSLHSDGSSTKVSYS; translated from the coding sequence ATGCCGATCAGGGTGGGTGTTATTGGCGCCGGAATCATGGGCGCAGACCACATCAGGAATCTTTCCACCAGTATTGGGGGTGCCGAAGTCACCTTCGTGGCAGATCTCGACGCCGGCCGGGCAGCGGCTGCTGCGCCACCGTTGGCACGCATCACCACGGACCCGACGGAATTGATCAACTCCAGCGACGTTGACGCGGTAGTCGTCGCCTCGCACGACTCGACACACGCGGGCCTTATCTTGGAATGCTTCGAAGCAATGACCCCGGTACTCTGCGAGAAGCCGTTGGCGCCCACGCTTCTTGAAAGCCTCGAAGTGGTGGCGGCCGATGCCGACATCGTGGCCGCGACCGGCGCTTCGTTGCTTTCCCTCGGCTTCATGCGGCGCTTTGACCCGGGCTATGTGGCACTTCGGCGCGCCGTGCAAGGCCGGGCACAGGGCGAGCCCCTCATGGTTCACTGCGTCAGCCGCAATGCCGCGGCAGGGCCCGGAACAACCGCAGAATCGGCCATCACCAACTCGGCCATTCACGAGCTGGACATCGTTCCCTGGCTCCTGGATTCTCCGGTCACGGAAGTCTCGTGGCAGGCCGGAAAAAGCACGCGACGTGCCGAAGCCGGACTGCAAGACCCGTCATTCATGATCCTCCGAACAGCTGACGGGACCCTAACAACGCTGGAGCTCTACCTGAATGCGCAGTACGGGTACACCACCCGCTGTGAGGTGGTTTCCGAGCTAGGCACCACGTCACTTCAGGAATCGTCCTTGCTGGGCATCGAACAAGATGGAGTCCGGCAGGCCTCCATCCCTGCGGACTGGCGACCCCGCTTCGCCGACGCGTACCGGATCCAGCTGCAAGCGTGGGTCTCAGCACTTGCAGGCGGAGAAGCGCCGCCCCTCGCCGGTGCACAGGACGGACTCAACGCTGCCCTGGTTGCCCAAGCCATGATCCAGTCGCTGCACAGCGACGGGTCGTCGACCAAAGTCAGTTACTCGTGA
- a CDS encoding Gfo/Idh/MocA family oxidoreductase, whose amino-acid sequence MTQPTLPHSRVPESRDAPGLRWGIMGPGWIAERFTESIQAHTGQVIAAVGSRSLNRSKAFAEAFSVPAAYGSYQELAAAPDVDIVYVCTPHTGHHAAAVMAIEAGKHVLVEKPIGLDAGQARDIAARAEAAGVFAAEAMWTFFLPKFDVIRQILDAGTLGTITTVVAEYGEHFDRSHRIFDAELAGGPLLDLGTYPLALITEVLGSPHRLHAIGQAHESGVNAQLSAVMTFDGGGQAVVNTHLHNFTPTTATIVGSKATLAIEGPFNMPGPFEVRFPDGTRLRHEEPAGGHFEGLHFEAAAVARAVVAGSTQISQRTLAASICTLDVADEIRRQLGVVFTTPETPTFEGKI is encoded by the coding sequence GTGACCCAACCCACGCTTCCGCACTCACGCGTGCCCGAATCCCGTGATGCTCCCGGCCTGCGATGGGGCATCATGGGCCCGGGATGGATTGCCGAACGGTTCACCGAATCCATCCAAGCGCATACCGGGCAGGTGATAGCCGCCGTCGGATCCCGATCCCTGAACCGGTCCAAGGCCTTCGCGGAGGCCTTTAGCGTCCCCGCCGCCTACGGAAGCTACCAGGAACTCGCCGCAGCCCCGGACGTGGACATCGTCTATGTGTGTACGCCCCATACCGGCCATCACGCGGCCGCCGTCATGGCCATCGAGGCCGGCAAGCACGTCCTGGTTGAAAAGCCGATCGGACTCGACGCCGGCCAGGCGCGTGATATCGCTGCGCGGGCCGAGGCTGCCGGCGTCTTCGCCGCCGAGGCCATGTGGACGTTCTTCCTTCCAAAATTCGATGTGATCCGGCAGATACTTGATGCCGGAACGCTGGGCACCATCACCACCGTGGTTGCCGAGTATGGCGAGCATTTTGATCGCTCGCACCGCATTTTTGATGCGGAACTGGCTGGTGGTCCTCTTCTTGATCTGGGCACGTACCCCCTGGCCCTGATCACGGAGGTGCTGGGAAGTCCGCACCGGCTCCATGCCATTGGTCAGGCACATGAGTCCGGGGTCAACGCCCAACTATCGGCCGTCATGACGTTCGACGGCGGCGGGCAGGCTGTGGTGAACACTCACCTGCACAACTTCACGCCCACCACAGCCACGATTGTTGGCTCCAAGGCCACCCTGGCGATCGAGGGCCCGTTCAACATGCCCGGCCCGTTCGAGGTCAGGTTTCCTGACGGGACCCGCCTGCGTCACGAAGAACCAGCCGGCGGACACTTCGAGGGCCTTCACTTTGAGGCCGCAGCGGTGGCCCGGGCAGTTGTGGCGGGCAGCACGCAGATCAGCCAACGGACGCTGGCGGCCTCCATCTGCACCCTGGACGTGGCCGATGAGATTCGCCGCCAACTGGGCGTGGTGTTCACGACTCCGGAAACTCCTACCTTTGAAGGAAAAATATGA
- a CDS encoding Gfo/Idh/MocA family oxidoreductase: protein MKDVILGLVGVGRIGVMHANNMVALNETLRDRGVNVRLKLTDVATDHARSVAVGLGAEFFPSVAELLGSGVDGLVIATGTATHPELIRAGVDAGIPVFCEKPVAMNVSDALPVLDYIRDNNGVVQIGHQRRFDSGYLEAKRAYQAGELGWIHSLRAVTCDMTPPPVDFLATSGGLFRDCSVHDFDILRWLTGREIVEVYAKGSNNGNPAIGEVGDVDTALALITFDDGTVGTVSASRYNGAGHDVRLEIQGSRRTVMVGLDEKSAVASAEAAVAFPDGDPHQTFAERFDQAYRSEMVAFVELVMGERENPCTPEDAVAASRVADAAQESLATGVPVKVALKVSS, encoded by the coding sequence ATGAAAGATGTCATTCTTGGTCTCGTTGGTGTGGGACGCATCGGCGTCATGCATGCCAACAACATGGTCGCTCTCAATGAAACGCTCCGGGACAGGGGCGTCAATGTCCGCCTGAAGCTCACGGACGTTGCCACGGACCATGCCCGCTCAGTCGCAGTCGGATTGGGCGCTGAGTTCTTCCCCTCCGTGGCCGAACTGTTGGGCTCCGGTGTGGACGGCCTGGTCATTGCCACGGGTACGGCGACCCACCCGGAGCTGATCCGTGCCGGAGTGGACGCAGGAATCCCGGTCTTCTGCGAAAAGCCTGTGGCCATGAACGTTTCGGACGCACTGCCTGTGCTGGATTACATCAGGGACAACAACGGCGTGGTGCAAATCGGCCATCAACGACGCTTCGACTCCGGCTATCTGGAAGCCAAGCGCGCGTACCAGGCCGGCGAATTGGGTTGGATCCACTCGCTGCGCGCCGTCACGTGCGATATGACGCCGCCACCGGTCGATTTCCTGGCAACGTCCGGTGGGTTGTTCCGGGACTGTTCCGTCCATGACTTCGACATTCTTCGCTGGCTGACGGGCCGCGAAATCGTGGAGGTCTATGCCAAGGGATCCAACAACGGTAATCCAGCCATTGGGGAAGTAGGCGACGTGGACACGGCTTTGGCGCTCATTACGTTCGACGACGGCACGGTGGGAACGGTTTCTGCCAGCCGCTACAACGGGGCCGGCCATGATGTGCGGTTGGAGATTCAAGGCTCACGCAGGACGGTCATGGTGGGCTTGGACGAGAAGTCCGCTGTGGCTTCGGCTGAGGCCGCGGTCGCTTTCCCCGACGGGGATCCGCACCAGACGTTCGCAGAGCGCTTTGACCAGGCGTACCGTTCCGAGATGGTCGCATTTGTGGAGCTGGTGATGGGTGAGCGTGAGAACCCGTGCACCCCGGAGGACGCGGTGGCAGCCTCCCGTGTGGCAGACGCCGCCCAGGAATCACTGGCAACAGGTGTTCCCGTGAAAGTCGCCCTCAAAGTGTCCAGCTAA
- the iolB gene encoding 5-deoxy-glucuronate isomerase — translation MTNWVYPLGSAAHGVWDISLGTSDSAIAVDGWAHTGLKVATIASGAAVDLPGVAEERIVVPLNGAFTVTVDGVDHALGGRSSVFHGPSDVLYSGTGKSVTISSSDGGRVAIATAPADVSYPTRLVTAAETPVELRGAGNCSRQVHNFGTPAALEADRFIVCEVITPAGNWSSYPPHKHDEEKDGETHLEEIYYFETQVAAGSGAPTDADAIGYQRVYASDERPIDVSAEVRTGDVVLVPYGWHGPAMAAPGYDMYYLNVMAGPGPVREWLISDDPHHGWVRQSWEGQDIDPRLPFGA, via the coding sequence ATGACCAATTGGGTTTACCCCTTGGGTTCTGCCGCGCACGGCGTGTGGGACATCTCGCTCGGCACTTCCGATTCCGCCATTGCTGTAGACGGCTGGGCACATACCGGCCTCAAGGTCGCCACCATCGCGTCAGGCGCCGCCGTCGACCTCCCTGGGGTTGCTGAGGAGCGCATTGTGGTGCCGCTCAACGGCGCCTTCACCGTTACTGTCGACGGCGTCGACCACGCCCTTGGAGGCAGGTCCTCCGTGTTCCACGGACCCAGCGACGTCCTGTACTCAGGCACCGGAAAGTCCGTCACCATCAGCTCGTCCGACGGCGGCCGCGTCGCCATCGCAACGGCCCCTGCCGATGTCTCGTACCCCACCCGACTGGTGACCGCTGCTGAGACACCCGTGGAATTGAGGGGCGCCGGCAACTGTTCGCGCCAAGTGCACAACTTCGGCACACCGGCTGCACTGGAGGCGGACCGCTTTATTGTGTGCGAGGTCATTACCCCCGCTGGTAACTGGTCCTCCTATCCCCCTCACAAGCACGATGAGGAAAAGGACGGCGAGACCCACCTCGAGGAGATCTACTACTTCGAAACGCAGGTGGCCGCAGGTTCCGGCGCACCGACCGACGCCGACGCGATCGGATACCAGCGGGTGTACGCCTCCGACGAGCGGCCCATTGACGTTTCAGCTGAAGTACGTACCGGTGACGTTGTTTTGGTCCCCTACGGCTGGCATGGTCCCGCGATGGCAGCACCGGGCTATGACATGTACTACCTCAACGTCATGGCAGGCCCGGGTCCCGTCCGTGAATGGCTGATCAGCGACGACCCCCATCATGGTTGGGTGCGGCAGAGCTGGGAAGGCCAGGACATCGACCCCCGGTTACCCTTCGGCGCCTAG
- a CDS encoding GntR family transcriptional regulator, translating into MVTKLGLNIDRSSPVPLYHQVVQGIEAAIHSGVLEPGSRLENEIDLAAQLNLSRPTMRKAMDELVRSGLLVRKRGVGTQVVSSQVRRPLELSSLFDDLTNNGKKPTTTVLSFSHEEADAATLAALELPAGSKVYHFTRLRKVGGKPLALMENWVRDDIATMDEAMLGAEGLYSILRRGGVNFRLATQRIGAMIANDYQAPLLETDVNSALVTMERTAVDDTGRHVETGHHVYRADSYSFEMTLVQR; encoded by the coding sequence GTGGTGACTAAACTTGGTCTCAACATCGACCGCTCCTCTCCCGTGCCCCTCTATCACCAGGTAGTACAGGGTATCGAGGCCGCCATCCACAGCGGGGTCTTGGAGCCTGGCAGCCGCCTTGAGAACGAGATCGACCTCGCGGCCCAGCTCAACCTTTCCAGGCCCACCATGCGCAAGGCCATGGACGAACTGGTTCGTTCCGGCCTGCTGGTCCGCAAACGCGGCGTCGGAACACAAGTGGTATCCAGTCAGGTTCGCCGCCCCCTGGAACTCTCCAGCCTCTTTGACGATCTGACCAACAACGGCAAGAAGCCCACCACCACCGTGCTGAGCTTTTCCCATGAAGAAGCCGACGCCGCCACCCTCGCGGCGCTTGAGCTGCCTGCCGGTTCCAAGGTGTACCACTTCACCCGACTGCGCAAAGTAGGGGGCAAACCACTGGCCTTGATGGAGAACTGGGTGCGCGATGACATCGCCACCATGGACGAAGCCATGCTGGGAGCAGAGGGCCTGTACTCGATCCTGCGCAGAGGTGGCGTCAACTTCCGCCTAGCGACTCAACGCATCGGTGCCATGATCGCCAATGATTACCAAGCACCTCTCCTGGAGACCGACGTAAATTCCGCTTTGGTCACCATGGAGCGTACCGCGGTGGACGATACCGGCCGCCATGTGGAAACCGGCCACCACGTTTACCGCGCCGATTCCTACAGTTTCGAAATGACACTCGTACAGCGCTAG
- a CDS encoding ChaB family protein has protein sequence MPKTGKNDHARKDEVPSTLQRSEQKAQDTFAKTYDSAMESYDNDSGRAARTAFAALKHSYEKVGDHWEPKEERGPSDNHAEEGVDSTKPTAGGVDANASKEHLYRRAKEMDIKGRSTMNKKELVEALQKANDAATRKAREG, from the coding sequence ATGCCCAAGACCGGAAAAAACGACCACGCCCGCAAAGACGAAGTGCCATCCACCCTGCAGCGCTCGGAACAGAAAGCCCAGGACACTTTTGCCAAGACCTACGATTCGGCAATGGAAAGCTATGACAACGATTCCGGCCGGGCGGCCCGGACTGCTTTCGCGGCTCTGAAGCACAGTTACGAGAAAGTGGGCGACCACTGGGAGCCCAAAGAGGAGCGCGGACCTTCCGACAACCATGCGGAGGAAGGGGTGGACTCCACCAAGCCCACGGCCGGCGGAGTGGATGCCAACGCCTCCAAGGAGCACCTCTACAGGCGGGCGAAGGAAATGGACATCAAGGGTCGTTCAACCATGAACAAAAAGGAGTTGGTGGAAGCGCTGCAGAAGGCCAACGACGCCGCAACCAGGAAGGCCCGGGAAGGCTAG
- a CDS encoding 3-oxoacyl-ACP synthase III codes for MAGNATFRHSNTALLSVSSVEAPRIVSSTDFDRRLASTLQRLKFPPRLLERVAGITHRRWWAAGTSFDDAAVEAGAKALAEAGVEASEIGLLINTSVTRRNLEPSVAVKIHHELGLPSSAMNFDLANACLGFVNGLILAANMIDSGQIKYAVIVNGEDAQGTQEATLARLQRPETTREDFNREFATLTLGSGAAAAVLGPADEHPGAHRLVGGVMRAGTEHHELCVGGIDGMSTDTKGLLDGGLQLVVDAWHEAQPEWDWASMDRYVTHQVSNAYTQAIINAIDLDADKVPITFPHWGNVGPASLPMTLAAQAQSLTTGDRVLCMGVGSGLNAGMVEIVW; via the coding sequence TTGGCAGGGAATGCGACCTTCCGGCACAGCAACACCGCGCTGCTCTCGGTGAGCAGTGTAGAGGCTCCGAGGATAGTGAGCTCTACGGATTTCGACCGGAGATTGGCTTCGACCCTGCAGAGGCTGAAGTTTCCACCGCGATTGCTTGAGCGGGTTGCGGGTATCACCCACCGCCGTTGGTGGGCCGCCGGAACGTCGTTTGATGATGCTGCAGTGGAAGCGGGCGCCAAGGCACTGGCTGAGGCCGGCGTTGAAGCTTCGGAAATCGGCTTGCTGATCAACACGTCAGTGACGAGGCGCAACCTCGAACCCTCTGTGGCGGTCAAGATCCACCACGAGCTTGGCCTGCCGTCGTCGGCCATGAATTTTGACCTGGCCAACGCCTGCCTCGGTTTCGTGAATGGCTTGATACTGGCGGCCAACATGATTGATTCGGGGCAGATCAAGTACGCCGTCATCGTCAATGGAGAAGACGCGCAGGGTACTCAGGAAGCCACCTTGGCCCGGCTCCAGCGTCCTGAAACCACTCGGGAAGACTTCAACCGCGAGTTTGCCACGTTGACGCTGGGATCGGGTGCTGCCGCTGCGGTGCTGGGCCCTGCCGATGAGCACCCGGGCGCGCACCGGCTTGTGGGAGGAGTCATGCGTGCAGGAACGGAACACCACGAACTGTGCGTTGGAGGAATCGATGGCATGTCCACGGACACCAAGGGACTGCTCGACGGCGGCCTGCAGCTTGTGGTGGATGCCTGGCATGAGGCGCAGCCCGAGTGGGATTGGGCAAGCATGGACCGCTACGTCACCCATCAAGTCAGCAACGCCTATACCCAGGCAATCATCAACGCCATAGACCTGGACGCGGACAAGGTTCCCATCACCTTCCCGCATTGGGGCAACGTGGGTCCTGCATCGCTTCCCATGACACTCGCGGCCCAGGCGCAGTCTCTGACGACCGGCGACCGGGTCCTGTGCATGGGTGTGGGTTCCGGACTGAACGCAGGAATGGTGGAAATCGTTTGGTAG